Proteins encoded in a region of the uncultured Paludibaculum sp. genome:
- the istB gene encoding IS21-like element helper ATPase IstB: MSKPRDIKKELAGYLGELYLPVMGRCYEDKARQAEREALGYEQFLLELVERECQERREKRIARLLQASKLPLEKTLDSFDLKRLPQKAARQAKALLDGTFLDRRENVLAFGNPGSGKTHLLSALGQELIRQGRRVAFTTCARLVQDLLRAKQALRLSQAIKKLAYYEALVIDDIGYVQQSREEMEVLFTLLAERYERASVLLTSNLPFSKWEAIFKDPMTTASAIDRLVHHSVILELNIASYRMEQAKKKKAEDE, translated from the coding sequence GTGAGCAAACCCCGCGACATCAAGAAAGAACTGGCCGGGTATCTAGGCGAACTCTACCTGCCGGTGATGGGCCGATGCTACGAAGACAAGGCGCGCCAGGCGGAACGGGAGGCGCTGGGTTACGAGCAGTTCCTGCTGGAACTGGTCGAGCGGGAGTGTCAGGAACGGCGCGAAAAGAGGATCGCTCGCCTGTTGCAGGCATCCAAGCTTCCGCTGGAAAAGACGCTGGATAGCTTCGACCTGAAACGGTTGCCCCAGAAGGCGGCCCGACAGGCCAAGGCTCTGCTGGATGGCACGTTTCTGGACCGACGCGAGAATGTCCTCGCCTTCGGAAATCCTGGTAGCGGCAAGACTCATCTACTCTCGGCCCTCGGGCAGGAACTGATCCGGCAGGGGCGCCGTGTGGCGTTCACCACATGTGCGCGGCTGGTGCAGGATCTGCTGCGCGCCAAGCAAGCCCTGCGGCTCAGCCAGGCCATCAAGAAGCTCGCCTACTACGAAGCTCTGGTGATCGATGACATTGGCTACGTGCAGCAGAGCCGAGAGGAGATGGAGGTGCTGTTTACACTGCTGGCCGAACGCTACGAGCGCGCCAGCGTGCTGCTCACTTCCAACTTGCCATTCTCCAAATGGGAGGCGATTTTCAAGGACCCCATGACTACGGCCTCAGCCATAGACCGGTTGGTCCATCACAGCGTGATCCTCGAATTGAACATCGCCAGTTACAGGATGGAGCAGGCCAAGAAGAAGAAAGCGGAGGACGAATGA
- a CDS encoding 50S ribosomal protein L11 methyltransferase, whose protein sequence is MRTRGPEAWVKWRELGAEHERSDQSVAAFRRARGLCPSHFFAWKKRLILPGSHLFVEVQVMDAGTAVQPAGVHGLAIAKVHDHAICSSILGGADGPRLVPISPGRRARFADSGIFGMEHHLTTVLCRDALAEVTARDRPRSMLDVCSGPGALALGALLLEVGRTTGSGPLPPMPTGIGSIKQGILARHCLHAEQGRLKVTVLDIDFDARREWSLMAVRTQVVGGAAATAPTAASTGLERRFR, encoded by the coding sequence ATGCGCACGCGTGGACCTGAGGCTTGGGTGAAATGGCGGGAACTGGGCGCTGAGCATGAGCGGAGCGATCAGAGTGTGGCGGCGTTCCGCCGAGCACGTGGCCTTTGTCCATCGCACTTCTTTGCCTGGAAGAAACGTCTAATCCTGCCGGGATCGCACCTCTTCGTCGAGGTCCAGGTGATGGACGCCGGCACGGCAGTTCAACCGGCGGGCGTGCACGGTCTGGCGATCGCGAAGGTGCACGACCACGCGATTTGTAGCTCGATCCTGGGTGGCGCCGATGGACCTCGTCTCGTGCCGATTTCTCCGGGCCGACGTGCTCGCTTCGCCGATTCGGGCATCTTTGGCATGGAGCACCATCTCACCACCGTGCTCTGTCGCGACGCTTTGGCCGAAGTCACTGCGAGGGATCGTCCCCGATCCATGCTGGACGTCTGTAGTGGACCCGGCGCTCTGGCGTTGGGCGCGCTGCTGCTGGAGGTGGGCCGGACAACGGGCTCGGGGCCGCTGCCGCCAATGCCCACTGGGATCGGCTCGATCAAACAGGGTATCCTGGCCAGGCACTGCCTGCATGCGGAACAGGGCAGGCTCAAAGTCACTGTATTGGATATCGACTTCGACGCCCGCAGGGAATGGTCCCTGATGGCAGTACGGACGCAGGTAGTGGGGGGCGCCGCGGCGACCGCGCCTACGGCGGCCAGCACCGGTTTGGAGCGCCGTTTCCGATAG
- a CDS encoding GH3 auxin-responsive promoter family protein — protein MNPITANSLLFVSCILDTLRWRIGAHRVTEVQKRILLRIVRLNAATAFGRDHGFARIGTVADYQAQVPVRRYGDMERYIERCAAGEPAVLTSEPITSFARSSGSTAASKLIPYTSALLREFQRGICPWLAGIFLEHPALLAGKSYWQISPAGTPATVSSGGIPVGFGEDTEYFGRRRAALVRGTLAVAEAIPPHSPMDEFRFQTLRQLLACRNLRFISVWNPSFLTLLLSDLLRLAPSLIQQIREDGQELRAVELVRLFAAHRGSDLTRTNSAGRTLPEVIWPELRLISCWTDAAARDAVGGVLALFPHIAIQGKGLIATEGLMSIPWGATGSALAITSHFLEFLEERSDGSAGAPRLAQELQVGGRYSILLTTSGGLYRYRIGDIVEVTGRIGECPVVRFCGKEGGTVDLVGEKLNGDHVACAAAEVFARHGIAPRFWMLAPQRGDGTPGYSLYVQSDSAMPPELLSAFETALETNFHYAYARRLGQLAPLRLFPIDPQSDPETAYLAFRASQGQQLGRIKRPYLEPCCGWDNVFQRANDRA, from the coding sequence TTGAACCCGATCACCGCCAATTCGCTGCTATTTGTTTCATGCATCCTCGATACCCTGCGATGGAGGATCGGCGCGCACCGCGTGACTGAGGTGCAGAAACGAATCCTGCTACGGATTGTCAGACTGAATGCCGCAACCGCCTTCGGGCGCGACCACGGCTTTGCCAGAATCGGCACGGTGGCGGACTACCAGGCGCAGGTTCCAGTGCGCCGGTATGGCGACATGGAGCGGTACATTGAGCGGTGCGCGGCCGGGGAACCAGCCGTCCTGACCAGCGAGCCCATCACGTCGTTTGCCCGTTCCAGCGGTTCCACCGCGGCAAGCAAGCTGATTCCGTACACGTCGGCGCTGCTCCGGGAGTTTCAACGCGGCATCTGTCCCTGGTTGGCGGGCATCTTTCTGGAGCATCCGGCACTGTTGGCTGGCAAGTCCTATTGGCAGATCTCGCCGGCAGGAACGCCGGCTACCGTGAGTTCCGGTGGAATCCCCGTCGGTTTTGGCGAGGACACCGAGTACTTCGGCCGCCGGAGGGCTGCCCTGGTCCGCGGTACGTTGGCAGTGGCGGAGGCCATCCCGCCCCATTCGCCGATGGATGAGTTCCGCTTCCAGACGCTGCGCCAACTGCTGGCGTGTCGCAACCTGCGCTTCATCTCCGTCTGGAATCCCTCATTTCTCACGCTGCTGCTCAGTGACTTGCTCAGGCTGGCGCCTTCGCTCATCCAGCAGATCCGAGAGGACGGACAGGAACTTCGTGCCGTGGAGCTCGTGCGTCTGTTTGCCGCGCATCGCGGTTCCGACCTGACCCGTACGAATAGTGCTGGCCGAACGCTTCCGGAAGTGATTTGGCCAGAGCTTCGCCTCATTAGCTGTTGGACCGATGCGGCCGCCCGCGACGCCGTCGGTGGAGTGCTCGCCCTGTTCCCGCACATTGCGATTCAGGGCAAGGGCCTGATTGCGACGGAAGGGCTGATGAGCATTCCCTGGGGTGCGACGGGAAGCGCGCTCGCGATCACGTCGCATTTTTTGGAATTTCTTGAGGAACGCTCCGATGGATCGGCGGGCGCGCCCAGGCTTGCGCAGGAGCTTCAGGTCGGCGGCAGGTATTCGATTCTGCTGACCACATCCGGTGGCCTGTACCGGTATCGCATCGGCGACATCGTCGAAGTCACCGGCAGAATCGGTGAGTGTCCGGTCGTGAGGTTCTGCGGCAAAGAGGGCGGCACCGTGGATCTGGTGGGCGAGAAACTGAACGGCGATCATGTCGCTTGCGCTGCCGCCGAAGTGTTCGCTCGGCACGGCATAGCGCCTCGGTTCTGGATGCTTGCGCCGCAGCGCGGCGATGGGACGCCCGGCTACAGCCTGTATGTTCAGTCGGATTCTGCGATGCCTCCTGAGCTGTTGTCGGCGTTTGAAACGGCGCTGGAAACGAACTTTCACTACGCCTATGCGCGGCGCTTGGGACAACTGGCGCCACTGCGGCTGTTCCCAATCGATCCCCAATCCGATCCTGAGACGGCATATCTGGCGTTTCGCGCATCGCAAGGCCAACAACTGGGCAGGATCAAACGCCCCTACCTGGAGCCCTGCTGCGGCTGGGACAACGTATTCCAGAGAGCAAACGACAGGGCTTAG
- a CDS encoding radical SAM protein, whose translation MRVTLVYPSMGRRVRAVQMQPLTIAALAGLAPGDVNIRFFDDRFERIDYNAPTDLAAISVQTFAARRAYEIADEFRRRGIPVVLGGFHVTAVPEEAAQHADAVVIGAAEESWPRALEDARNGRLQPVYRSSRQPSLAGLRYRREVFTGKRYLRIDLVEFGRGCPYACGFCSVAGFFGSRKECRPVTEVVEEIRHIPGRFVEFVDDNLIGDVSKAKELLRALIPLRIRWVAQAGIEFAFDDELLDLAAASGCAGLLVGFESLSEGSLRQMGKSARCKADGFAEAISRLHARKIRICASFLFGYDEDTPESFSRTLAFANGQKFMLALFNHLTPFPGTPVYEQMEAEGRLRVERWWLTPGFRWGDVIFDPKHFSAGALADACRENRRVFYQPANILRRAISPANRTRFVESLALNFLVRKDVLEKQGFPLGRGQS comes from the coding sequence ATGCGCGTCACATTGGTTTATCCCTCAATGGGCCGGCGAGTCCGCGCAGTTCAGATGCAGCCGCTGACGATTGCCGCACTCGCAGGGTTGGCGCCTGGCGACGTCAATATTCGCTTCTTCGACGATCGGTTCGAGCGCATCGACTACAACGCCCCTACGGACCTCGCCGCAATTTCCGTTCAAACGTTTGCCGCCAGGCGCGCCTACGAGATTGCGGATGAGTTTCGACGCCGCGGCATTCCCGTGGTGCTGGGAGGTTTTCACGTAACGGCGGTTCCAGAGGAAGCCGCGCAGCATGCCGATGCGGTCGTGATCGGCGCCGCGGAGGAATCGTGGCCCCGAGCGCTGGAGGACGCGCGTAACGGCAGATTGCAGCCCGTTTATCGGTCTTCCCGGCAACCCTCGCTCGCTGGTCTGCGCTATCGCCGGGAAGTTTTCACCGGAAAGCGATATTTGCGGATAGATCTTGTGGAATTCGGCAGAGGCTGTCCTTACGCGTGCGGCTTCTGCTCGGTGGCGGGATTCTTCGGATCACGGAAAGAGTGCCGGCCGGTGACAGAAGTGGTGGAGGAGATCCGACACATCCCTGGGCGATTCGTCGAGTTCGTCGACGACAATCTGATTGGCGATGTTTCCAAGGCAAAGGAATTGCTGCGCGCGTTGATTCCGTTGCGAATCCGTTGGGTTGCACAGGCCGGAATAGAATTCGCCTTCGACGATGAACTCCTGGACCTTGCCGCCGCGAGCGGGTGCGCCGGACTGCTGGTTGGTTTTGAATCGCTGAGCGAAGGCAGCTTGCGTCAGATGGGCAAGTCGGCGCGATGCAAGGCTGATGGCTTTGCGGAGGCAATCTCCAGGCTGCACGCGAGGAAGATCCGAATCTGTGCGTCATTCCTGTTCGGCTACGACGAGGACACTCCGGAGTCGTTCTCGAGGACGTTGGCGTTCGCGAATGGCCAGAAGTTCATGCTGGCCCTGTTCAACCACCTGACGCCGTTTCCCGGAACGCCGGTGTACGAACAGATGGAAGCGGAAGGCAGGCTCCGGGTTGAGCGATGGTGGCTTACGCCCGGATTTCGTTGGGGCGACGTGATTTTTGACCCGAAGCATTTCTCGGCCGGCGCGCTCGCCGATGCGTGCCGGGAGAACCGGCGCGTCTTCTACCAGCCCGCAAACATCCTGCGCCGCGCGATTTCGCCGGCCAACCGAACGCGTTTCGTCGAATCGCTGGCTCTAAATTTCCTGGTGAGGAAAGACGTGCTGGAGAAGCAGGGATTCCCACTAGGGCGAGGCCAGTCGTGA
- a CDS encoding DUF4440 domain-containing protein, with the protein MSKHRRSAIHLSLLAAALAGCAFAAAQPGEDPARASDYDALRRLKSIYEDALNNNDLPKVKPLLADGFSCVMLSGEEVKTYDEFVAFWQRIRGLIGEGGRYHVKVVTDQTDFFGDIGISRGHNEEEFHTAAGRDYAILPRWTVVTRKQNGEWKVLRVQETVNPIDNPAIDDIVSRTRMIYGAAGVGAGVLLGFLAGYALRKKRPGAATA; encoded by the coding sequence ATGTCGAAGCATCGTCGTTCCGCTATCCACCTATCGCTGCTCGCCGCGGCGCTTGCGGGCTGTGCATTCGCCGCCGCGCAGCCTGGAGAGGATCCGGCGCGCGCATCGGACTACGACGCGCTACGCCGCCTCAAATCAATTTATGAGGACGCCCTCAACAATAACGATCTGCCAAAGGTCAAACCGCTGCTTGCCGACGGCTTCAGTTGCGTGATGCTCTCGGGCGAGGAGGTGAAGACCTACGACGAGTTTGTCGCATTCTGGCAGAGAATCCGGGGTCTGATTGGAGAAGGCGGACGGTATCACGTGAAGGTTGTGACGGATCAGACCGATTTCTTTGGTGACATCGGCATCTCCCGCGGACACAACGAGGAGGAGTTTCACACCGCCGCCGGGCGCGACTACGCGATCCTGCCCCGGTGGACGGTGGTGACGCGGAAGCAGAACGGCGAGTGGAAGGTTCTGCGGGTTCAGGAAACGGTCAATCCGATTGATAACCCGGCCATCGACGACATCGTGTCGCGAACACGCATGATCTACGGCGCAGCCGGCGTCGGGGCGGGCGTGTTGCTGGGGTTCCTGGCCGGGTACGCGCTCCGGAAGAAACGGCCAGGCGCTGCCACTGCATGA